One genomic window of Quercus lobata isolate SW786 chromosome 9, ValleyOak3.0 Primary Assembly, whole genome shotgun sequence includes the following:
- the LOC115962085 gene encoding pectin acetylesterase 9 isoform X1, with the protein MKMMETSLNVTVAVVVALLMLTCHGQEQRLLVPMTLVRNASALHAFCLDGSLPAYHIHRGFGAGKNNWLLQFEGGGWCNSLQSCLERAKTRRGSTSLMSKYEVFSGILSNNASLNPDFYNWNRVKLRYCDGASFTGDAKFQNETSLIYFRGQKIWEAIILDLLPKGLGSARKALLSGCSAGGLASFLHCDNFTNYLPKNASVKCLGDAGFFLDEKDISLKRTMRTFYTNLVSLQGVEQNLDTNCTSSLNTPQLCFFPQYALKFITTPFFILNSAYDTFQFHNILVPNSADPHGHWNRCKQDPAACDASQIETLQGFRRDMLLALRGFLKDSISGGMFINSCFAHCQSESQDTWFGVDSPRIHNKTIAEAVGDWYFSRRVSKEIDCAYPCDSTCHNLIPSTQVPAKNQSLLKGQSASLKLLQILGYLVAF; encoded by the exons ATGAAGATGATGGAGACGAGTTTGAATGTAACAGTTGCAGTTGTGGTGGCTCTGCTAATGCTAACATGTCATGGGCAAGAGCAGCGGCTTCTCGTGCCCATGACTCTGGTTCGGAACGCCTCTGCTCTCCATGCCT TTTGCTTGGATGGGAGTTTGCCAGCGTATCATATTCACAGGGGATTTGGAGCTGGGAAAAACAACTGGCTTTTACAATTCGAG GGTGGTGGCTGGTGCAACAGCTTACAATCATGCTTGGAGAGAGCCAAAACGCGCAGAGGATCAACAAGTCTCATGAGTAAATATGAAGTCTTTTCTGGAATTCTAAGCAACAATGCTTCTCTAAATCCAG ATTTTTACAATTGGAACCGTGTGAAGCTTAGATATTGTGATGGAGCCTCATTTACTGGAGATGCCAAATTCCAAAATGAG acGTCATTGATTTATTTCAGAGGGCAAAAGATTTGGGAAGCAATCATTCTTGACCTTCTACCAAAAGGTTTGGGGAGTGCGCGTAAG gcTTTGCTTTCTGGATGCTCTGCTGGGGGTTTAGCATCCTTTTTACATTGTGATAACTTCACCAACTACTTACCAAAGAATGCCAGTGTGAAGTGCCTAGGTGATGCTGGATTCTTTCTTGACGA AAAAGATATTAGTTTGAAGCGCACTATGAGGACCTTCTATACAAATCTTGTTTCACTACAG GGGGTAGAGCAGAATCTGGATACAAACTGCACCAGTTCCCTTAACACGCCTCAATTG TGCTTCTTCCCGCAGTATGCATTGAAATTCATCACTACACCATTTTTTATCTTGAACTCAGCATATGATACATTCCAA TTTCATAATATATTGGTGCCAAATTCTGCTGATCCGCATGGACACTGGAATCGTTGCAAGCAGGATCCGGCAGCATGTGATGCAAGCCAGATAGAAACATTGCAAG GTTTCAGGCGTGACATGCTTTTAGCATTGCGAGGGTTCCTCAAAGATTCAATAAGTGGGGGGATGTTCATAAATTCATGCTTTGCTCATTGCCAAAGTGAGTCACAAGACACATGGTTTGGAGTTGACTCCCCTAGAATTCACAACAAG ACCATTGCAGAAGCAGTAGGTGATTGGTACTTCAGCAGAAGGGTTTCCAAAGAGATCGACTGTGCATATCCATGTGACAGTACCTGCCACAACCTTATACCATCAACTCAG GTCCCGGCTAAGAATCAAAGTTTGTTGAAAGGACAAAGTGCTTCTCTCAAGCTTCTTCAAATTCTTGGTTATTTGGTAGCTTTTTAA
- the LOC115961259 gene encoding tripeptidyl-peptidase 2-like has protein sequence MQNPLLIKLPKLTPPPPFLIIGINNTRGPNISFISTKPRPRRTRRECSRRTRTRTSSIVRAMPGSSFGESSGDDNGRLSNFKLNESTFLASLMPKKEIAADRFIESHPHFDGRGVLIAIFDSGIDPAAAGLQVTSDGKPKILDVLDWYL, from the exons atgcaaaacccaTTATTAATTAAACTTCCCAAACTgaccccaccaccaccatttctCATCATTGGTATTAATAACACAAGAGGACCCAACATTAGCTTTATTAGCACGAAACCAAGACcgagaagaacaagaagagagtGTAGtagaagaacaagaacaagaacgaGTAGTATCGTTAGGGCAATGCCTGGTTCTTCATTCGGCGAATCTAGCGGAGACGATAATGGTCGATTGAGTAACTTCAAGCTGAACGAGTCTACCTTCTTGGCTTCCCTCATGCCCAAGAAAGAGATTGCCGCCGATCGCTTCATCGAATCTCACCCTCACTTCGATGGCCGCGGCGTCCTCATCGCCATCTTCG ATTCTGGGATAGACCCAGCTGCAGCTGGATTGCAAGTTACATCGGACGGGAAGCCGAAAATACTAGATGTTCTTGATTGGTATTTATAA
- the LOC115962085 gene encoding pectin acetylesterase 9 isoform X2, whose protein sequence is MKMMETSLNVTVAVVVALLMLTCHGQEQRLLVPMTLVRNASALHAFCLDGSLPAYHIHRGFGAGKNNWLLQFEGGGWCNSLQSCLERAKTRRGSTSLMSKYEVFSGILSNNASLNPDFYNWNRVKLRYCDGASFTGDAKFQNETSLIYFRGQKIWEAIILDLLPKGLGSARKALLSGCSAGGLASFLHCDNFTNYLPKNASVKCLGDAGFFLDEKDISLKRTMRTFYTNLVSLQGVEQNLDTNCTSSLNTPQLCFFPQYALKFITTPFFILNSAYDTFQFHNILVPNSADPHGHWNRCKQDPAACDASQIETLQGFRRDMLLALRGFLKDSISGGMFINSCFAHCQSESQDTWFGVDSPRIHNKTIAEAVGDWYFSRRVSKEIDCAYPCDSTCHNLIPSTQVKSV, encoded by the exons ATGAAGATGATGGAGACGAGTTTGAATGTAACAGTTGCAGTTGTGGTGGCTCTGCTAATGCTAACATGTCATGGGCAAGAGCAGCGGCTTCTCGTGCCCATGACTCTGGTTCGGAACGCCTCTGCTCTCCATGCCT TTTGCTTGGATGGGAGTTTGCCAGCGTATCATATTCACAGGGGATTTGGAGCTGGGAAAAACAACTGGCTTTTACAATTCGAG GGTGGTGGCTGGTGCAACAGCTTACAATCATGCTTGGAGAGAGCCAAAACGCGCAGAGGATCAACAAGTCTCATGAGTAAATATGAAGTCTTTTCTGGAATTCTAAGCAACAATGCTTCTCTAAATCCAG ATTTTTACAATTGGAACCGTGTGAAGCTTAGATATTGTGATGGAGCCTCATTTACTGGAGATGCCAAATTCCAAAATGAG acGTCATTGATTTATTTCAGAGGGCAAAAGATTTGGGAAGCAATCATTCTTGACCTTCTACCAAAAGGTTTGGGGAGTGCGCGTAAG gcTTTGCTTTCTGGATGCTCTGCTGGGGGTTTAGCATCCTTTTTACATTGTGATAACTTCACCAACTACTTACCAAAGAATGCCAGTGTGAAGTGCCTAGGTGATGCTGGATTCTTTCTTGACGA AAAAGATATTAGTTTGAAGCGCACTATGAGGACCTTCTATACAAATCTTGTTTCACTACAG GGGGTAGAGCAGAATCTGGATACAAACTGCACCAGTTCCCTTAACACGCCTCAATTG TGCTTCTTCCCGCAGTATGCATTGAAATTCATCACTACACCATTTTTTATCTTGAACTCAGCATATGATACATTCCAA TTTCATAATATATTGGTGCCAAATTCTGCTGATCCGCATGGACACTGGAATCGTTGCAAGCAGGATCCGGCAGCATGTGATGCAAGCCAGATAGAAACATTGCAAG GTTTCAGGCGTGACATGCTTTTAGCATTGCGAGGGTTCCTCAAAGATTCAATAAGTGGGGGGATGTTCATAAATTCATGCTTTGCTCATTGCCAAAGTGAGTCACAAGACACATGGTTTGGAGTTGACTCCCCTAGAATTCACAACAAG ACCATTGCAGAAGCAGTAGGTGATTGGTACTTCAGCAGAAGGGTTTCCAAAGAGATCGACTGTGCATATCCATGTGACAGTACCTGCCACAACCTTATACCATCAACTCAGGTGAAATCTGTATAA